GCCCCCCAGCAAGGTAACAATAATGGCGATTACAACGGTACCGATACCCCCGCCCACAAGCAGTCCACCGCCACCGCTTCCCCGGCGGTCTTCGACATTATCACTTTCACGTCCTCCTAACCAACGCATGATTTCTTTGAGTTAATAAATGGTGATAGTACAACTGGTTATTTAGCCTTTCGTTGGCAAGATTACTGCTTCTGCGGATAAATTGTTTATAATCACCCGAATTTTCAGCGCGGTTTGGCGCGCTCGTACTGTACTGGCCAATCGACCGAATCGCCCAATGCACGCGCGGCATGCAGCGGGAAGTACGGATCGCGCAGAAATTCGCGGGCCAGCAAGATCAGATCGGCCTGTCCGTTTTCCAGAATAGCCTCTGCCTGTTCGGCCGATGTGATCAGCCCAACAGCCGCCGTTTTGATTCCAGCTTCCTGTTTGATCCGCTCGGCAAATGAAACCTGATAGCCTGGTCCAACAGGAATTTTTGCTCTGGCGACATTACCTCCGGTCGAACAGTCAACTACATCTACCCCTTTTTCCGAAAGGATTTTAGCCAACGTCACCGAATCATCAATTGTCCAGCCTCCTTCCGTCCAATCGGTTGCGGATATACGCACAAACAGCGGTAAATCGTCCGGCCACACGCTTTGGACGCGTTCAATGACCTCCAGTAACAACCGAATCCGGTTGCCGAACAAGCCGCCGTAATCATCCGTCCGCTGATTACTCAATGGCGACATAAACTGATGCAGCAAATAGCCGTGGGCGGCATGAATCTCAACGACCTGAAAACCGGCCTTTATGGCTCGTTTAGTAGCTTCTTCGAAATCCGACAACACCTGTTCAATGCCTTCTGCCGTCAGTGCTTCGGGTGGATGTTGTCCTTCCTGAAACGAAATCGCACTGGGTGCCACGGTTTGCCAGCCTCTTTCTTCAGTTGGCGAAATCAAAGCTCCTCCCTCCCACGGCCGACGGTGGCTGGCTTTTCGACCAGCATGCGCCAGTTGGATACCCGCCACCGACCCGTTCTGCTGAATAAACTGCGTAATGCGTTTTAATCCGGCAATGTGTTCATTGCTCCAGATACCCAGATCGTCGGGAGAAATGCGGCCTTCGGGCGATACCGCCGTTGCCTCCGTAAAAATCAGACCCGCCCCACCTACAGCACGGCTTCCCAGATGAACCAGATGCCAGTCGTTGGCAAAACCGTCGAGACTCGAATATTGACACATCGGCGAAACGACGATGCGATTTTTAAGCTGAATGCTTCGGAGAGCCAGTGGCGAAAAAAGAACAGACATTGTATACAGTTTATATGATCGTCAACGCATTGCCCAGTCAGAGCTACCCCTGATTGATGGATTACTTCTCTAAACATTCCGTGAAACAGGATCGTTGATATATGAACAACAATTTTAAGATCTATGGAATTTTTGCGTAGCGGCTATAATCGATCGGCAACTGTTCCATAGAGGTAAAACATACACTCAACGACTATGGCAAATGACACAAAAATCAGTCGGCGCGACGATGTCCGGCCGACCGAAGGCGAACATAAATACGGAGACGTTGAATTCGCCGACCGAACCAACAAAAAATACCCAATCGATTCGCCTGAGCATGTTCGGGCCGCTTGGAGTTACATCAACCACAAAGACAACGCAGCCAAATACGATGCCGATGAGGTAGATACCATCAAAGAGCGCATCAAAAAAGCGGCTAAGAAACACGATGTAACTATTGAAGACGAATAAACTTAAATGCCAAACGAGTGAATGAGCAATAACTTGCCGGATAAATCGCTCATTCACTCGTTTGTCATTTCATTATTCCGCTGGGCAGCCTTGTCGGTCAGGGTAGTGAGAAAGGATTCGGATAAAACTGTCTCGCTATGTTTTCCTTTGGTTCGCTCTTTCTCAATACCAGCAGGATTAGGCAGCAATCGGGATACAACACCCATAACCTCTGCCAGCAGATTCGGGGCCAATCCCTGAATGGATGCACCGATTTTAGCGGGCAGGCCAATAATTCGTTCTGCTTCACCGTAGCGACAGGCATCTACGATTTCACGGGCGCATTCGGTGGAATCAATAGTGAAGAAAGGGAGCGATCCGGCAATTTTGAAGGCGGCATATTCTTTTTCGTTCTGCCCTTTGAAGTACGCATTACGTGGGCTTCCCGTTCGGATCAGGCCCGGACATATGGTCGTTACGTAAATGCCTTCTTTCTGCAATTCGGGTCGAATTCCTTCTGAATAGCCCACAAAGGCAAATTTACTGGCCGAGTAGGTTAGTAAATGCGGAATTGACACCTTACCACCAAACGAGGTCACGTTGACAATACGCCCTGCCTTACGAGGTCGCATGTGGGGCAAAACAGCATTGATGGAGTGAAAAGCCGACCAGAAATTGGTCTCCATCGACTCCCGAAGATCGGCTTCGGTACTGTGTTCGAATGGTGTTACCAGAATTGTTCCGGCATTATTGATCAGGACATCGACAGGGCCGAGCGCCTGTCGAACGTCTTCAATGAAGTCCTCAATCTGGCTCTTATCGGTCAGATCACAGGTTTGCGTATAAACCCTTCCGCCATAAGCCAGCAATTCGTTTCGGGCCTCATCAAGTTCGGCCGGGTCGCGAGCGCACAGAGCCAGGTTGGCCCCTTCCTGCGCCAGAATACGGGCCATTTCGAGTCCGAGTCCGCGCGACCCACCTGTGATCACCACGGTCTTTCTCTGGAAATCGATTTTACGTTGTCTGGCCAGTCCCGACTTTAGGGCTACCCAGGCGCCAACTCCTGCTAATCCCCACAGCAGGGCTTTTGTTTGCGTTGAGACAGTCATCATAATAAGTTCAACTTATTGAACAGAGATAACTGCCGCTAGTCGGAAAGGTTCTCGTTGCCAACGCAATGGGCCAGGCTGCATTCATTAATCCGTTACTTCTATCCGGTAGAGCGCCCTACGTGTACTACTGATGGCACTTCCCTTTAGAAAAGGGGCATCGACGGTGACTTGTTTCTCCGAATTGACCATCAGCGAGAGTTCATTAAATGGATTCTGCGACCGCTGGAAATAAGTCACAGGAATAGTCAGCGCCCCCTTACCCGATCCTATTTCTTTAAGTAGATAATCGGCCTCTTCAGTACTTTGGCCTTCGTAATATACATGGTTCCACTCATCAACGGTACGGTGTCTTTTCGAAACCGTCAATTCTGTTTTGGATGTCTCGCCATGCCACTTTTTCCAGAGGCTGACAAACCAGTTGTTCGGTTCTACATCCTGCCAATATAAGGTCAATGCCTGACGTCGGCTGTGGGTTTTAGGAGGCAGAAATAAAGCGGGCGTAAGCGTTGGCTGAACCTGCATAGTGCCCAGGCTATATTCTTTGCCATCGGTCAGTACAATTGAGGCCGGATATACTTTATCTGCTTCCATATGCCAGGTGGTATCGGCCAGCATGTAATAGGCATAGGTGCTGTAATAATTGGTTGATCCGGTCGTCAGCCGTAGCTTATGCCCATCCACTTTCACCTGAATATTAGGGTTAGCCACCGACCGATCGTTGGCATCTTTAACATAGGCATCTACACGCTCCGTTGGTTCACCATCTTCATCGGTAGATTGGTAAAAGTTAACACTCACCCGAAGCAGTGACGGATCGATTACAGCCCCTGTCGATAGCGATGAATTACCACAGCGGACAAATAGCAGGCTAATCGGGAAGAATAAAACGCGAAAAACCTTTCGAAACAGGGGTGTCATGGGTTTCTATACCTCGAAAGGCAGCTCGTACTCTTTAGTAATCACCTTGGATGAGCGCGTTTTAACTTCTACTTTGGCTTTCAGCGGGGAGCCCAGCACCAGGTAGTTTTTTATGAACTGATCGGCATGCACCATCCACGACTGATCTTCCAGCAGGTATTCATCGACACCCGCTTTCGATGCCTGATATGCCCAACGTTCTACAATCAGCGGTTCGTAATTGACAATATAACCCAGATACCAAACCTGAATACCAGGGAGGGATTGATTACCCAGTTCGGAACAGCTCATAACCGTAACCTTCAGCGAAGAGCCGTCTTCCAGGTCTTTCACTGCCCACTCGTCGATGATCGTTTTTTCGTTTGCCATTGTCTTGCTATGATTTAGGCAAGGAGGAATTGCTCACTTGTCGCTACAAAACAATATGCCAGGGACCGGCCGTCAACGGGGAAATGAACAACTGGTAGATATGAGTAAATAAGTAGCCGATTTACGTTGTTTTTGGCTTAGCCGAACTAGCTCCGTTATAGACAAGTGGCAATTTCATGACGAATTCGCTCCCCTCGCCTTCCTGACTCTCCACGTCCAGCGTGCCATTGTGCCCTTTCGTTACGATATCATAGCTCAGACTCAGGCCTAATCCTGTTCCTTCGCCAGTGGGCTTAGTCGTAAAAAACGGCTGAAAAATCTTACCCCTGACCGCTTCCGACATACCTGTTCCATTGTCTTTTACGCTGACAACGACCTGTCCCTGTTGCTGACTAGTACTGACCCACACAGTTGGCGTATAACCGACAGGTTCCTGTTTCTGCCGTTGCCGTACCGCATACAAGGCATTCTGAAAAAGGTTCAGCAAGACCCGGCCTATATCCTGCGGCACCAGGTTCAGTTGAGGAAGCCCAGAGGCAAAGGCGGTTTGAAGCGTACAGTTGAAGGTTTTGTCGTTGGCTCGTTGCCCCTGATAGGCCAGCCGCAGGTATTCATCGGCCAGGTCATTTAATTGAGTCAGTTGCCGCTCGCCCGTTCCAGAACGACTGTGCTCCAGCATCCCTCGCACAATTGAACCGGCCCGCTTACCATGAACGATAACCTTTTTAAGATTTTGATCCAGATCGTTGGCGAGAGCCAGCACATCGTCGATGCGTCCAGCCTGAGCCTCCTCTCTTAGCTCCTCTATAAGTTCGGTACTTACTTCTGAAAAGTTATTGACGAAATTCAGTGGATTCTGAATTTCGTGCGCAATACCCGCAGTCAGTTCGCCCAGACTAGCCAGTTTCTCGGACTGAATTAATTGGTTCTGCGTAATTTTCAGGGTATGAAGCGACTGGCGCAATTCGGCACGGAGTTCATCCTGCTTTTGGAGAAAACTTTCGAGCAGGAAGAAAATAATCGCGCAGACAATAATCAGATTAAAGGAAAAGAAGATAAGGACAATACCGCGAGGCAGAACCATTTCGGGTCGTCCGAAAAAATACTCCCAACAGGTTACCCCCACAATGGCCACCATGAATAAATAAAAGCTGAGACGCGCGATTCGGCGTGACGCATAAATGAGCGCTCCGGCGGGTGCCAGAAACGTTGACAGAACAACGGCACTGGCATCGACGTAGCTGCCAATAGCCAGTTGGGCGGCTAAAGGAAATATAAAAATTAACACGAGCTGAATACCGCCAAAAATCTGATACTGGTGCGAAAAACGCAGGTACAGGATGTTCAGCAGACATACAGGTACATAGGTATAAACAACAAAAGCCAGCGAAGAGAAACCCAAAAAAGAGTAGATCAACGAATAACACAACCCAGCCCCTATCGTAAAAATGGCCAGCAAAACGGCAGACGTTCGCTTTTTAAATTCT
This window of the Spirosoma aerolatum genome carries:
- the namA gene encoding NADPH dehydrogenase NamA, translating into MSVLFSPLALRSIQLKNRIVVSPMCQYSSLDGFANDWHLVHLGSRAVGGAGLIFTEATAVSPEGRISPDDLGIWSNEHIAGLKRITQFIQQNGSVAGIQLAHAGRKASHRRPWEGGALISPTEERGWQTVAPSAISFQEGQHPPEALTAEGIEQVLSDFEEATKRAIKAGFQVVEIHAAHGYLLHQFMSPLSNQRTDDYGGLFGNRIRLLLEVIERVQSVWPDDLPLFVRISATDWTEGGWTIDDSVTLAKILSEKGVDVVDCSTGGNVARAKIPVGPGYQVSFAERIKQEAGIKTAAVGLITSAEQAEAILENGQADLILLAREFLRDPYFPLHAARALGDSVDWPVQYERAKPR
- a CDS encoding DUF6582 domain-containing protein, giving the protein MANDTKISRRDDVRPTEGEHKYGDVEFADRTNKKYPIDSPEHVRAAWSYINHKDNAAKYDADEVDTIKERIKKAAKKHDVTIEDE
- a CDS encoding SDR family NAD(P)-dependent oxidoreductase, coding for MTVSTQTKALLWGLAGVGAWVALKSGLARQRKIDFQRKTVVITGGSRGLGLEMARILAQEGANLALCARDPAELDEARNELLAYGGRVYTQTCDLTDKSQIEDFIEDVRQALGPVDVLINNAGTILVTPFEHSTEADLRESMETNFWSAFHSINAVLPHMRPRKAGRIVNVTSFGGKVSIPHLLTYSASKFAFVGYSEGIRPELQKEGIYVTTICPGLIRTGSPRNAYFKGQNEKEYAAFKIAGSLPFFTIDSTECAREIVDACRYGEAERIIGLPAKIGASIQGLAPNLLAEVMGVVSRLLPNPAGIEKERTKGKHSETVLSESFLTTLTDKAAQRNNEMTNE
- a CDS encoding sensor histidine kinase, with the translated sequence MSKLAHWKDNFWKGFGFDGLEPEEFKKRTSAVLLAIFTIGAGLCYSLIYSFLGFSSLAFVVYTYVPVCLLNILYLRFSHQYQIFGGIQLVLIFIFPLAAQLAIGSYVDASAVVLSTFLAPAGALIYASRRIARLSFYLFMVAIVGVTCWEYFFGRPEMVLPRGIVLIFFSFNLIIVCAIIFFLLESFLQKQDELRAELRQSLHTLKITQNQLIQSEKLASLGELTAGIAHEIQNPLNFVNNFSEVSTELIEELREEAQAGRIDDVLALANDLDQNLKKVIVHGKRAGSIVRGMLEHSRSGTGERQLTQLNDLADEYLRLAYQGQRANDKTFNCTLQTAFASGLPQLNLVPQDIGRVLLNLFQNALYAVRQRQKQEPVGYTPTVWVSTSQQQGQVVVSVKDNGTGMSEAVRGKIFQPFFTTKPTGEGTGLGLSLSYDIVTKGHNGTLDVESQEGEGSEFVMKLPLVYNGASSAKPKTT